The Clostridioides difficile genome has a segment encoding these proteins:
- a CDS encoding GntR family transcriptional regulator encodes MKVDPLTTQVYDYISKKIQNGEYEANQRITESEICNSIGVSRTPAREALTRLAGENLLEKIPNKGFVVKEFQEKEKLDTYSVIGVLDALAGSSSLENLTESDLIKMDELTEMMAISIKYKNYNNYLKLSNEFHDIYIAKSDNQVLINMLNSLRYNFMSKSYTSDNEEELYKMLTYSNNQHIEAVKFMRAKDSENVESILRKHWKTIPIAEME; translated from the coding sequence ATGAAAGTAGATCCACTTACAACTCAAGTCTATGACTATATATCAAAAAAAATCCAAAATGGAGAGTATGAAGCTAATCAGAGAATTACTGAATCTGAAATTTGTAACTCTATTGGAGTTAGTAGAACACCAGCAAGGGAAGCACTAACGAGGTTGGCAGGTGAAAATTTACTAGAAAAGATACCTAATAAGGGATTTGTGGTAAAAGAGTTTCAGGAAAAGGAAAAACTAGACACATATTCTGTAATTGGTGTGTTAGATGCGTTAGCAGGTTCTTCATCTTTAGAAAATTTAACTGAATCAGATTTAATAAAAATGGACGAGTTAACAGAAATGATGGCTATCTCTATAAAGTATAAAAATTATAACAACTACTTAAAACTAAGCAATGAATTTCACGATATATACATAGCAAAATCAGATAATCAAGTGTTGATAAATATGTTGAACTCTCTTAGATATAATTTTATGTCAAAGTCATATACTAGCGACAATGAAGAAGAATTGTATAAAATGTTAACTTATAGTAATAATCAACATATTGAGGCAGTGAAGTTTATGAGAGCAAAGGATTCAGAAAATGTTGAATCAATTTTAAGAAAACATTGGAAAACGATACCTATAGCAGAGATGGAATAA
- a CDS encoding glycoside hydrolase family 13 protein, whose product MQNIIEYNSWDKNFKAPFGALKFDEELIVNVKVNEGYNVESISLEINREDEIKTIILNEELNNNTLGKYFYCKVEKFDITGVYFYYFKVIVDIDGEKKTVFYGKNRENGYSCEYNYNDINKYQITVYKDFKVPTWYKEGVLYHIFVDRFNNGNRNGKVDNPKKNSFIYGNWEDIPMYIKDSRGDIIRWDFHGGNLRGIINKLGYLKKLGVSILYLSPIFEASSNHKYDTGNYKKIDPMFGDEDTFKELIDKAKEKDISIVLDGVFSHTGADSEYFNMYGNYDSLGAYQSEESPYYSWYMFEEFPHKYKSWWDIKTLPNTNELEKSYMDYIIYDKDSVINKWMNMGIKGWRLDVADELPTEFIRELKKELKEADNDSILIGEVWEDASNKISYGQRRSYLLGEELDSVMGYPFRNNMFSFLKGEINSYELSNKYIQIKENYPKESFKSNLNLIGTHDVTRAKTELNNDIDLMKLAVATQMTFEGVPYIYYGDEAGLCGDVDPDNRRTYPWKNEDEDMLSFYKNIIKIRNKNKILSSGETEFIYTKNNNVFAFIRFNEDNDKILILINRSNNPENISLNIQGSCIEEIPIKYNLKNVNKNIQIENNELKIHMDSKSFIIFSVF is encoded by the coding sequence ATGCAAAATATAATAGAATATAATTCTTGGGATAAAAATTTTAAGGCTCCGTTTGGAGCTTTAAAATTTGATGAAGAGTTGATAGTTAATGTTAAAGTAAATGAAGGGTATAATGTTGAGTCTATTTCCCTAGAAATAAACAGAGAAGATGAAATAAAGACAATAATTTTAAATGAAGAATTAAACAATAATACACTTGGAAAGTATTTTTATTGTAAGGTTGAAAAATTTGATATAACAGGTGTCTATTTTTATTATTTTAAGGTAATTGTAGATATAGATGGTGAGAAAAAAACTGTATTCTATGGAAAGAATAGAGAAAATGGATACTCTTGTGAATATAATTATAATGATATCAATAAATATCAAATTACTGTTTATAAAGATTTTAAAGTGCCAACATGGTACAAAGAAGGAGTACTTTATCATATATTTGTAGATAGATTTAATAATGGAAATCGTAATGGTAAGGTTGATAATCCTAAAAAAAACAGCTTTATATATGGAAATTGGGAAGATATACCTATGTACATAAAGGATAGTAGAGGGGATATTATAAGATGGGATTTTCATGGTGGAAATTTAAGGGGAATAATTAATAAACTTGGGTATTTAAAAAAATTAGGAGTGAGTATACTATATCTAAGTCCTATATTTGAAGCTTCTAGCAATCATAAATATGACACAGGAAATTATAAAAAGATTGACCCCATGTTTGGAGATGAAGACACATTTAAAGAATTAATTGATAAAGCAAAAGAAAAAGATATATCAATAGTACTTGATGGTGTTTTTAGTCATACTGGAGCTGATAGTGAGTATTTTAATATGTATGGAAATTATGATAGTTTAGGTGCATATCAATCAGAAGAATCACCATATTATTCATGGTATATGTTTGAAGAATTTCCTCATAAATATAAAAGTTGGTGGGATATAAAGACCTTGCCAAATACAAATGAATTAGAAAAAAGCTATATGGATTATATAATATATGACAAGGATAGTGTCATAAATAAATGGATGAATATGGGGATTAAAGGATGGAGATTAGATGTTGCAGATGAACTGCCAACGGAGTTTATAAGAGAGCTGAAAAAGGAATTAAAAGAAGCTGATAATGATTCGATACTTATAGGGGAAGTATGGGAAGATGCCTCAAATAAAATTAGTTATGGTCAAAGAAGAAGCTATTTATTAGGTGAAGAATTAGATTCTGTTATGGGATATCCATTTAGAAATAATATGTTTTCTTTTTTAAAAGGAGAAATTAATTCATATGAACTTAGCAATAAATATATACAAATTAAAGAAAATTATCCAAAAGAATCATTTAAGTCTAATTTAAATTTAATTGGAACACATGATGTTACAAGAGCTAAAACTGAATTAAATAATGATATAGATTTGATGAAACTTGCTGTAGCCACACAAATGACATTTGAAGGAGTACCATATATATACTACGGAGATGAGGCAGGTCTTTGTGGAGATGTAGACCCAGACAATAGAAGAACATATCCATGGAAAAATGAAGATGAAGATATGTTGAGTTTTTATAAAAATATTATAAAAATCAGAAATAAAAATAAAATTTTAAGCTCTGGGGAAACAGAATTTATATATACTAAAAATAACAATGTGTTTGCATTTATAAGGTTTAATGAAGATAATGATAAGATACTAATTTTAATAAACAGAAGTAACAATCCTGAAAATATATCATTAAATATACAAGGTAGCTGTATAGAGGAAATACCTATAAAGTATAATCTTAAAAATGTAAATAAAAATATACAGATAGAAAACAATGAATTAAAAATCCATATGGATTCTAAATCATTTATTATTTTTAGTGTATTTTAA
- a CDS encoding glycogen/starch/alpha-glucan phosphorylase, with the protein MVTISKKKFKQKFEVKMYSLYAQSIKEATDEQLLNVLCSLLKDEIAKKWVATKLDKKKEVYYFSLEFLIGRQLKSNLLNLNIEEEVREGLLELGINLDDLIKAEVDPAIGNGGLGRLAACFLDSMASLNISGQGYGIRYKYGLFEQKFVNGYQVEVPDNWLTEGRYAWETVRPNEATMVKFGGEVELIKEGIHLKVVHKNYLPVMAMPYDIPIIGYQNQCINTLRLFKSEIPKRDFGELTSNALNYSGSYEEALKHKYYTEEISQVLYPDDSNYAGKLLRLKQEYFFVSAGVQDIIRKYKKNKLNISNLFDKVAIHINDTHPTLCIPELMRILLDEEGLSWDEAWQITKKTVSYTNHTIMSEAMEKWPVSMMKELLPRIYMIIEEINRRYVEELNNKGYDQDKIRRMSIIDWDNINMANLCIVTSHSVNGVAKLHTQILETEVLKDFYQDEPNKFNNKTNGIAHRRWLISSNPQLSNLITDLIGDSWKTDTLQLKNIEKFKNDSSVLKRLDAIKYNNKVNLANFINDKYDLNIDPNSIFDVQVKRLHAYKRQLLNIFNVLHLYHELLDNPNLNIDPRTFIFGAKAAPGYYLAKCIIKFINSVASTINNDVRVKDKLKVVFIENYGVSLAEIIIPAANVSEQISTTTKEASGTSNMKFMMNGAITLATLDGANVEICEQVGKENMFLFGLSAEQVLNYNKFGGYSSLDLYHSNMNIKRVVDDLINGFIPNLGEEGRSIYNSLTTYNDEYFVLRDFENYGQAQANINKLYRDKEKWNTMSLVNIANSGFFSSDRTISEYAKDIWFKRV; encoded by the coding sequence TTGGTAACAATAAGCAAAAAGAAATTCAAGCAAAAATTTGAAGTGAAAATGTATAGCTTATATGCACAGTCTATCAAGGAAGCTACTGATGAACAATTGTTAAATGTACTATGTAGTCTACTGAAAGATGAAATAGCAAAAAAATGGGTTGCTACAAAATTAGATAAGAAAAAAGAAGTTTATTATTTTAGTTTAGAGTTTTTAATAGGAAGACAATTAAAATCTAATTTACTAAATTTAAATATTGAAGAAGAAGTTAGAGAAGGATTACTAGAATTAGGAATTAACCTAGATGATTTAATCAAAGCTGAGGTAGACCCAGCTATAGGGAATGGTGGTCTTGGAAGATTAGCAGCATGTTTTTTAGATTCTATGGCATCTTTGAATATAAGTGGTCAAGGATATGGAATTAGATATAAATACGGTTTATTTGAACAAAAATTTGTAAATGGTTATCAGGTCGAAGTACCTGATAACTGGCTTACAGAAGGACGTTATGCGTGGGAGACTGTAAGACCAAATGAAGCAACAATGGTGAAGTTTGGTGGAGAAGTAGAGTTGATTAAGGAAGGCATACATTTAAAAGTAGTCCATAAAAACTATCTTCCTGTAATGGCAATGCCTTATGATATACCAATAATCGGATACCAAAATCAATGTATCAATACTTTAAGATTATTTAAAAGTGAGATACCAAAAAGAGACTTTGGAGAACTTACTTCAAATGCTCTAAATTATTCAGGAAGTTATGAAGAAGCTTTAAAACACAAGTATTATACTGAAGAAATTTCACAAGTGTTGTATCCTGATGATTCAAATTATGCAGGAAAATTATTGAGACTGAAGCAAGAGTATTTCTTTGTAAGTGCAGGTGTACAAGATATAATAAGGAAGTATAAAAAGAATAAATTAAATATCAGTAATTTATTTGATAAGGTGGCAATTCATATAAATGATACACATCCTACCTTATGTATACCAGAACTTATGAGAATTCTACTTGATGAAGAGGGATTATCTTGGGATGAAGCATGGCAGATAACTAAAAAAACAGTATCTTATACTAATCATACTATAATGTCAGAAGCAATGGAAAAGTGGCCAGTAAGTATGATGAAAGAGCTATTACCAAGAATTTATATGATAATAGAAGAAATAAATAGAAGATATGTAGAAGAATTAAATAATAAAGGATATGACCAAGATAAAATAAGGAGAATGAGTATAATAGATTGGGACAACATAAATATGGCAAATTTATGTATTGTAACAAGCCACAGTGTAAATGGAGTTGCTAAGCTTCATACTCAAATTCTTGAAACAGAAGTTTTAAAAGATTTTTATCAAGACGAACCAAATAAATTCAACAATAAAACTAATGGAATTGCACATAGACGATGGCTTATAAGTTCAAATCCTCAACTTAGCAATTTAATAACAGATTTAATTGGTGACTCATGGAAAACAGATACTTTACAGTTAAAGAATATTGAAAAATTTAAAAATGACTCTTCTGTTTTAAAAAGACTTGATGCTATAAAATACAATAATAAAGTAAATTTAGCAAATTTTATAAATGATAAATACGATTTAAATATTGACCCTAATTCTATATTTGATGTTCAGGTTAAGAGGTTACATGCTTACAAAAGGCAACTATTGAATATCTTTAATGTGCTCCATTTATATCATGAATTGCTTGATAATCCTAATTTAAATATTGACCCAAGAACTTTTATATTTGGGGCAAAAGCTGCACCAGGATATTACTTAGCCAAATGTATAATTAAATTTATAAATTCAGTTGCAAGTACTATAAATAATGATGTTAGAGTAAAGGACAAGTTAAAAGTAGTGTTTATAGAGAATTATGGTGTATCATTAGCAGAGATAATAATACCAGCAGCAAATGTGAGTGAGCAAATTTCAACAACAACAAAAGAAGCATCAGGAACAAGCAATATGAAATTTATGATGAATGGTGCTATAACTTTAGCCACATTAGATGGTGCAAATGTAGAAATATGTGAACAAGTAGGAAAAGAAAATATGTTTTTATTTGGACTTAGTGCAGAGCAAGTACTGAATTATAATAAGTTTGGTGGATATTCTTCACTTGATTTGTATCATTCTAACATGAATATAAAAAGGGTAGTAGATGATTTAATAAATGGATTTATTCCTAACCTAGGTGAAGAAGGTAGAAGTATTTATAATTCACTTACCACTTACAATGATGAATACTTTGTATTGAGGGATTTTGAAAATTATGGTCAAGCTCAGGCAAATATAAACAAACTATATCGTGATAAAGAAAAATGGAATACAATGTCTTTGGTTAATATAGCTAATTCAGGATTTTTTTCTTCTGATAGAACAATTTCTGAATATGCAAAAGACATTTGGTTTAAAAGGGTGTGA